In the Lysinibacillus sp. PLM2 genome, one interval contains:
- the yvaC gene encoding putative membrane protein YvaC yields MQSQAINKLPSIIKQALTVNKSPFPWLKAFLAGAAAGLPIFIGLLFDNLHYGLIAGLGGFTFLYVFPIPYAQLAKKLTWCVLAITACVFLGTLLAPHPIIVAIMMGLIGATAIFLFGAFRLAGPSALFFVLIFAMASGMSIAPEEAFIRAFLAFLGGLLSFVLAMSRWIFNPYGPEKNIIKRTYNVLADYIESIGTDLESEKQQTVLVTLKEASQILASGYIRWRKNDLFTHLYVLNTYANKIFLYATEELHGKKVAIPIEISESLRMISRLVDSKNLKDDALVELPHPEVMDEIIAKLYMEINEAKGSLTVSSSSLNNQVQIKSISPKRIILGAFDKNSIVFINALRFGFFTILAAIIAYEFEFNRSFWIPLSCVAVMSGATTVATLHRAIQRSLGTVFGIIIASAILTFHPSGFIIALLIFLLTFITELFIVKNYGLAALFFTPSALIMAEAGSTGEYSFMFFASARLIDVFIGIFIGLIGVWFVGRKSASSRLPHLISRTIRSQAQVLFSLFSEQGFHQSYSKDNIFNKMETNITNLTLIYDTATGEIPKDKKSLEYYWPIVYSIQELGYLLEKCGKMENRPVLNGEKLGQLLFVFETMSNAADQKISAKKKDIPEIPGFQSIQDTIGDLQKSISNYITNS; encoded by the coding sequence ATGCAATCACAAGCAATAAATAAATTACCTTCAATCATAAAGCAAGCATTAACTGTTAATAAAAGCCCCTTTCCATGGTTAAAAGCATTTTTAGCTGGGGCTGCAGCAGGATTACCGATTTTTATTGGTTTACTTTTTGATAATCTTCATTATGGCTTAATTGCGGGATTAGGGGGATTTACCTTCCTATATGTATTTCCTATTCCTTATGCACAGCTAGCCAAAAAATTAACATGGTGTGTTCTTGCCATTACAGCATGCGTATTTTTAGGTACGTTATTAGCTCCGCATCCGATTATTGTTGCAATTATGATGGGATTAATTGGAGCAACAGCCATTTTTCTTTTCGGTGCATTTCGATTAGCAGGACCATCTGCACTATTTTTTGTTCTCATTTTTGCAATGGCTTCAGGTATGTCAATTGCTCCAGAGGAAGCATTTATAAGAGCATTCTTGGCTTTTCTTGGAGGGTTATTATCTTTCGTTTTAGCGATGAGTCGATGGATTTTTAATCCATATGGACCTGAGAAAAACATTATTAAAAGAACCTATAATGTATTAGCTGATTATATTGAGTCAATTGGAACGGACTTAGAAAGCGAGAAGCAGCAGACTGTACTTGTTACTTTAAAAGAAGCTAGTCAAATACTGGCATCTGGCTATATACGCTGGCGAAAGAATGATTTATTTACTCATTTGTATGTTTTAAATACATATGCAAATAAAATTTTCTTATATGCTACTGAAGAACTGCATGGGAAAAAAGTTGCAATACCTATAGAAATTAGCGAGTCTTTAAGAATGATTTCACGATTAGTAGATTCAAAAAATCTTAAAGATGACGCATTAGTCGAATTACCACACCCAGAAGTAATGGATGAAATTATTGCAAAGCTTTATATGGAAATAAATGAAGCAAAGGGTTCTCTTACTGTTTCTAGTAGTTCACTAAACAATCAAGTGCAAATCAAAAGCATATCTCCGAAAAGAATTATATTAGGAGCCTTCGATAAGAATTCAATTGTCTTCATTAATGCTTTAAGATTTGGATTTTTTACAATTTTAGCAGCGATAATTGCATATGAATTTGAATTCAATCGATCTTTCTGGATACCATTATCCTGTGTAGCTGTAATGTCGGGTGCAACAACTGTTGCTACATTGCACCGAGCGATTCAACGTAGTTTAGGAACGGTTTTCGGTATCATTATTGCAAGTGCTATTCTTACTTTTCATCCATCTGGATTTATAATTGCACTTTTGATTTTCCTTTTAACATTTATAACAGAATTGTTCATTGTTAAAAATTACGGTTTAGCAGCGTTATTCTTTACTCCGTCAGCATTGATTATGGCAGAAGCAGGCTCTACAGGAGAATATTCGTTTATGTTCTTTGCTTCGGCAAGATTAATTGATGTTTTCATAGGAATTTTCATTGGTTTAATAGGGGTTTGGTTCGTAGGGAGAAAATCAGCATCGAGTAGATTACCTCATTTGATTTCAAGGACGATACGAAGTCAAGCTCAAGTACTTTTCTCTTTATTTTCAGAACAGGGATTTCACCAGAGCTATAGCAAAGACAATATATTCAATAAAATGGAGACGAATATTACCAATTTAACTTTGATATATGACACAGCTACAGGGGAGATTCCAAAAGATAAAAAATCTCTCGAATATTATTGGCCGATTGTTTATTCAATACAAGAGTTAGGTTACTTATTAGAGAAATGTGGAAAAATGGAAAACCGACCTGTCTTAAATGGTGAAAAATTAGGACAATTATTATTTGTATTTGAAACGATGTCAAATGCAGCTGATCAAAAAATTAGTGCAAAAAAGAAGGATATTCC
- a CDS encoding methylated-DNA--[protein]-cysteine S-methyltransferase produces MKQSETVYYTLFNYKGWVMYIASTDNGLCYVGSQNESFEELEKWVNKYIPKAKLVNNEEALDLFNQELREYFDGKRKTFTFQFDLRGTQFQVDVWNNLLSIPFGKTKCYSDVANDIGNPKAVRAVGTAIGANPIAIIVPCHRVLGKNGTLTGYSGGLPVKEKLLQLEKIQYQV; encoded by the coding sequence ATGAAACAAAGCGAGACAGTTTATTATACTTTGTTCAATTATAAGGGCTGGGTTATGTATATTGCTTCTACCGACAATGGACTATGTTATGTCGGTTCACAAAATGAATCTTTCGAAGAATTAGAAAAATGGGTTAATAAATATATCCCAAAAGCTAAACTTGTAAATAATGAAGAAGCACTAGATTTATTTAATCAAGAATTACGAGAATATTTTGATGGAAAAAGAAAAACCTTCACTTTTCAATTTGACTTACGAGGTACACAATTCCAAGTTGACGTATGGAACAACTTACTAAGCATTCCATTTGGTAAAACGAAATGTTATTCCGATGTTGCAAATGATATCGGTAATCCTAAAGCTGTTCGGGCGGTCGGTACTGCAATTGGAGCCAACCCTATTGCCATTATCGTACCATGTCATCGAGTGCTCGGTAAAAATGGTACTCTTACAGGATACAGTGGTGGTCTACCAGTAAAAGAAAAATTACTACAGTTAGAAAAAATCCAATATCAAGTATAA
- the crcB_1 gene encoding putative fluoride ion transporter CrcB — protein sequence MVWLMVMVGGGIGATLRYFVTRLMKILDYPNNWATIIVNLLGSFLLGISVHLAFLENVFLAFITVGVLGAFTTFSTFAFDIVKLVDQKRFWNALLFTFINLIGGIILFSLGYFIGL from the coding sequence ATGGTTTGGTTGATGGTAATGGTTGGTGGTGGAATAGGTGCTACACTTAGGTATTTTGTTACTAGGCTAATGAAAATTTTAGATTATCCTAACAATTGGGCAACTATAATCGTAAATCTTTTAGGTTCTTTTTTATTAGGGATTTCAGTTCATTTAGCATTTTTAGAAAATGTGTTTCTTGCGTTTATAACAGTAGGGGTGTTAGGGGCATTTACAACTTTTTCAACCTTTGCCTTTGATATCGTGAAATTAGTTGATCAGAAACGTTTTTGGAATGCTCTTCTATTTACTTTTATAAACTTGATAGGTGGTATTATTTTATTTTCATTAGGATATTTTATTGGATTATGA
- the crcB_2 gene encoding putative fluoride ion transporter CrcB, translated as MNILQVFLGGMVGAALRFSIQTFFSTFIMLWIANILGSFILGCLNGYYEKFSTEKMKLFFTTGLLGAFTTFSTFSQQWFELMQKSYLIGLVYGLTMTLICCLVAMLGYRLFRGEQ; from the coding sequence GTGAATATATTACAAGTTTTTTTAGGTGGGATGGTTGGAGCAGCTTTGCGTTTTAGCATTCAAACATTTTTTTCTACATTTATTATGCTTTGGATTGCAAATATTTTGGGGAGTTTTATACTTGGTTGTTTGAACGGCTATTATGAAAAGTTTTCGACTGAGAAAATGAAATTATTTTTTACTACGGGTTTGCTTGGGGCGTTTACAACATTTTCTACATTTTCACAACAGTGGTTTGAATTAATGCAGAAAAGTTACTTAATCGGGCTAGTTTATGGGTTAACGATGACACTTATTTGCTGCTTAGTAGCAATGCTAGGTTATCGTTTATTTCGAGGTGAACAATAA
- the yqjE gene encoding hypothetical protein: MEKRLVNEFLELVQIDSETKHEELIAPILVRKLEDMGFEVYQDDAHTRNGHGAGNIIATLSGSLDVEPIYFTVHMDTVVPGAGIKPIIREDGYIYSDGTTILGADDKAGIAALFEMVKRLKEQHIKHGTIQFVITAGEENGLAGAKELDRSKIIAKYGFAVDSDGKVGGIVTGAPYQAKLNIKIIGKTAHAGVAPEKGISAITLASKAVARMNLGRIDEETTANIGRFEGGKATNIVCDEVIIVAEARSIDKSKLDAQTNHMKEIFEEVALQNGGRAEVEIQLMYPGFNVSEEDKVVQVAMQAVKNIGRNPNLGLSGGGSDANIISSFGIPTVVLSVGYEDIHTTNERMPIEELEKLADLLVEVVKCSTK; the protein is encoded by the coding sequence GTGGAAAAACGTTTAGTTAATGAATTTTTGGAATTAGTTCAAATAGACTCCGAAACAAAACATGAAGAATTAATTGCTCCGATATTAGTTAGGAAGCTTGAAGATATGGGCTTTGAAGTTTATCAGGATGATGCACACACAAGAAATGGGCATGGTGCTGGAAATATTATAGCTACATTGTCAGGTTCACTAGATGTAGAACCAATTTATTTTACAGTACATATGGATACAGTAGTTCCTGGAGCAGGTATTAAACCTATTATCCGAGAGGATGGATACATTTATTCTGATGGAACTACTATTTTAGGGGCAGATGATAAGGCAGGTATTGCCGCTTTATTTGAAATGGTGAAACGATTAAAAGAACAACACATTAAACATGGGACTATTCAATTTGTAATCACTGCAGGCGAGGAAAATGGTCTTGCGGGTGCAAAAGAACTAGATCGTAGTAAAATAATAGCGAAATATGGATTTGCTGTTGATAGTGACGGGAAAGTAGGAGGAATTGTTACTGGTGCACCGTATCAAGCAAAATTAAACATAAAAATCATTGGAAAAACTGCCCATGCAGGAGTTGCACCCGAAAAAGGAATTTCTGCTATCACTTTAGCATCTAAGGCAGTTGCAAGGATGAATCTGGGCCGTATAGATGAAGAAACAACGGCAAATATAGGCCGATTTGAAGGTGGAAAAGCAACGAATATTGTTTGTGATGAAGTAATTATTGTTGCTGAGGCACGTTCGATAGATAAATCTAAACTTGATGCTCAAACAAACCATATGAAAGAAATATTTGAAGAGGTTGCATTACAAAATGGTGGAAGAGCAGAAGTAGAGATTCAATTAATGTATCCTGGATTCAATGTTTCAGAAGAAGACAAAGTAGTACAGGTTGCAATGCAAGCTGTTAAAAATATTGGTAGAAATCCTAACCTCGGTTTATCAGGTGGTGGAAGTGATGCTAATATCATTTCGAGTTTTGGAATTCCGACAGTAGTTTTATCTGTTGGCTATGAGGATATCCATACAACTAACGAAAGAATGCCTATTGAAGAATTAGAAAAATTAGCCGATTTATTAGTTGAAGTAGTTAAATGCTCTACAAAATAA
- a CDS encoding GMC family oxidoreductase, with translation MATTLPGTDIVLVGVGWTGGIVAAELTKKGYQVVGLERGKPRTTEDYLMVHDELRYAQRNEMMQDLSKETWTVRHDPDQTALPYRQHGSFLIGDGVGGSGEHWNGLTYRFMPYDFEIRSKTIERYGESKIPADMPLQDWGITYDEMVPYFEKFEQMAGISGETNPIKEMPQVTFPTPPLKETPAMVMFREAATNLGYHPYVAPAATLSETYTNPDGITRGACQYCGFCERFGCEYGAKASPTVTVLPVAEQTGNFEVRPYCNVRRILHENGKATGVLYVDTTTGEEFIQPAKVVVLSAYILNNVKLLLLSKIGTPYNPETQTGVIGKNYCYQMTSAGSTGFFEGKEFNLYAGTGALAGVLDDFNGDNFDHTDLDFLHGGNIALGHYGKRPIANNSTPKGTPSWGAEFKDASIKWANSTLGVGSQGSVLPHKHNYLDLDPTYTDQFGDPLLRITFNYRENERNQQKFIREITTKILKEMGATEVTTPGDQGDWDITKYQTTHNTGGAIMGADPKTSALNNYLQMWDCENLFIPGANAFAHNSGMNPTGTVGALAYRAAEGIEKYLQNGGGSLV, from the coding sequence ATGGCAACAACATTACCAGGTACGGACATTGTATTAGTCGGTGTCGGTTGGACAGGTGGTATCGTAGCTGCAGAGCTAACAAAAAAAGGATATCAAGTAGTAGGACTAGAACGTGGTAAGCCTCGTACAACAGAAGATTATTTAATGGTTCATGATGAACTTCGATACGCACAGCGTAATGAAATGATGCAAGATTTATCAAAAGAAACTTGGACAGTTCGACATGATCCAGATCAAACAGCACTTCCATACCGCCAACATGGTTCATTTTTAATTGGTGACGGAGTAGGTGGATCTGGTGAACACTGGAACGGTTTAACATATCGCTTTATGCCTTATGACTTTGAAATTCGTTCAAAAACAATTGAGCGTTATGGGGAAAGTAAAATTCCTGCAGATATGCCACTTCAAGACTGGGGTATTACATACGATGAAATGGTCCCTTATTTTGAAAAGTTTGAACAAATGGCTGGTATTTCTGGGGAAACAAACCCAATTAAAGAAATGCCACAAGTTACATTCCCAACACCACCATTGAAAGAAACACCAGCAATGGTTATGTTCCGTGAAGCAGCAACAAATCTTGGATATCATCCATATGTAGCACCAGCTGCAACATTATCTGAAACTTATACAAATCCTGATGGTATCACTCGTGGTGCATGTCAATATTGTGGTTTCTGTGAACGCTTTGGTTGTGAATATGGTGCAAAAGCTTCACCTACAGTAACTGTGTTACCGGTAGCAGAACAAACAGGTAATTTTGAAGTTCGACCATACTGTAATGTACGTCGTATTTTACATGAAAATGGTAAAGCTACAGGCGTTCTTTACGTTGATACAACAACAGGTGAAGAGTTTATCCAACCAGCAAAAGTAGTTGTTTTATCTGCTTACATTTTAAATAACGTTAAACTTCTTCTACTATCGAAAATTGGTACACCATATAATCCTGAAACACAAACAGGTGTAATTGGTAAAAACTATTGTTACCAAATGACTTCAGCTGGTTCAACTGGTTTCTTTGAAGGTAAAGAATTTAACCTTTATGCAGGTACAGGTGCCCTTGCTGGCGTTCTAGATGATTTTAACGGTGATAACTTTGACCATACAGACTTAGACTTCTTACATGGAGGTAATATTGCATTAGGTCATTATGGTAAACGTCCTATCGCTAATAATTCAACACCAAAAGGTACTCCATCATGGGGAGCAGAATTTAAAGATGCATCTATTAAATGGGCTAATAGTACTTTAGGCGTTGGTTCTCAAGGATCAGTATTACCGCATAAACATAACTATTTAGACTTAGATCCAACATACACAGATCAGTTCGGAGATCCATTATTACGTATTACATTTAACTATAGAGAAAATGAACGTAACCAACAAAAATTTATTCGTGAAATTACGACTAAAATTTTAAAAGAAATGGGTGCAACAGAAGTTACGACACCAGGAGACCAAGGTGATTGGGATATTACAAAATACCAAACTACACACAACACTGGTGGAGCAATCATGGGTGCAGATCCAAAAACATCTGCATTAAATAACTACTTACAAATGTGGGATTGTGAAAACCTATTTATTCCTGGTGCTAATGCATTTGCTCATAACTCTGGTATGAACCCAACAGGTACAGTAGGTGCCTTAGCTTACCGTGCAGCAGAAGGTATTGAAAAATATCTTCAAAACGGCGGCGGCTCTTTAGTTTAA
- a CDS encoding oxidoreductase: MTEKKETFTEKKSTRRNFIKNSGLTLGGLVLGGAVTSLVVNKNESDVTTTDAHSEHGTETANFNQALMFFTNEQYKTVEAATEQIFPETEVGPGAKALLVAYFIDHQLAGTWGLNAKDYTKGPFNPNADSLFGYQTHLNYQQIFTLGIKLLNDEAKTRFQSAFYEITPEQQVEILKAVEADEVALNAAVKPSYFFKLLRSATIEGAYADPLYGGNKDMAGWKMRKYPGHQMSYTNIIEKDEFVAFEPQSLNSQHNH; the protein is encoded by the coding sequence GTGACAGAAAAGAAAGAAACTTTTACAGAAAAAAAATCCACTAGACGTAATTTTATAAAAAATTCCGGTCTAACATTAGGTGGTCTTGTACTAGGGGGAGCAGTAACTAGTTTAGTAGTAAACAAGAATGAAAGTGATGTAACAACTACTGACGCTCATTCAGAACATGGTACTGAAACTGCTAATTTTAACCAAGCTTTAATGTTCTTTACAAATGAACAATATAAAACAGTTGAAGCAGCTACAGAACAAATTTTCCCTGAAACAGAAGTAGGACCGGGAGCAAAAGCACTTCTTGTTGCTTACTTTATTGATCACCAATTAGCTGGCACTTGGGGCTTAAATGCTAAAGATTATACAAAAGGTCCTTTCAATCCAAATGCAGACAGTTTATTTGGCTACCAAACTCATTTAAACTATCAACAAATCTTTACATTAGGTATTAAATTATTGAATGACGAAGCAAAAACACGCTTCCAAAGCGCATTCTATGAAATTACACCTGAACAACAAGTAGAGATTTTAAAAGCAGTTGAAGCTGATGAAGTAGCTTTAAATGCGGCAGTAAAACCGTCTTATTTCTTTAAACTATTGCGTAGTGCGACAATTGAAGGTGCATACGCTGATCCATTATATGGTGGAAATAAAGATATGGCTGGCTGGAAAATGCGTAAATATCCAGGACACCAAATGTCTTACACAAATATTATTGAAAAAGATGAATTTGTAGCATTTGAACCGCAAAGCTTGAATTCACAACACAATCATTAA
- the tatC2_1 gene encoding Sec-independent protein translocase protein TatCy, translated as MEEQEFTLVEHLTELRKRLIIISVVFLVTLIIGFVFAPNILQFLKSQEIAQSVEWNVFGYTDGIQIYVKCAILVAICFTLPIGMHQLWLFMKPGLTNKEARVAARFIPVAFILFIVGVSFSYFILFPLMLNFMSNINASIGAIETYGMNQYFTLMFNMLIPIGIVFELPVVILFLTRLGIVTPQRLRKMRKVSYLILVVIGVMISPPDFVSDFLIIIPLLLLFEISIIVSEKTYRKKMLNEVQEND; from the coding sequence ATGGAAGAACAAGAATTTACACTTGTGGAACATTTAACTGAATTAAGAAAAAGATTGATTATTATTAGTGTAGTTTTTCTTGTGACTCTTATCATCGGCTTTGTGTTTGCACCGAACATTTTACAATTTTTAAAGAGTCAAGAGATTGCTCAAAGTGTTGAATGGAACGTCTTTGGGTATACTGACGGAATTCAAATCTATGTAAAATGTGCAATATTGGTTGCAATTTGTTTTACTCTTCCAATAGGTATGCATCAGCTTTGGTTATTTATGAAACCAGGTCTAACGAATAAAGAAGCAAGAGTGGCAGCAAGATTTATCCCAGTTGCTTTTATCCTATTTATTGTAGGTGTTTCTTTTAGCTACTTTATTCTGTTTCCATTAATGTTGAATTTCATGTCAAATATTAATGCATCGATCGGTGCTATTGAAACATATGGCATGAACCAATACTTTACATTAATGTTTAATATGCTTATTCCAATTGGAATCGTATTCGAATTACCTGTCGTTATACTTTTTTTAACAAGATTAGGAATAGTTACACCACAACGTTTAAGAAAAATGCGAAAAGTATCATACTTAATATTAGTTGTTATCGGTGTTATGATTTCACCACCTGACTTTGTTTCTGATTTTTTAATCATAATCCCACTATTACTTCTATTTGAAATAAGTATTATTGTTTCGGAAAAAACGTATAGAAAAAAGATGCTTAATGAGGTACAAGAAAACGACTAG
- a CDS encoding GMC family oxidoreductase: MAEKLPKKDVVIVGVGWAGGIIASELTKKGYDVIGLERGKDRDMADYLHGHDELRYSTRKEMMQDLSKDTVTFRNHTKMTALPMRQYGAFYPGDGVGGAGAHWNGQTYRFGPYDFEIRSMTIERYGEGKIPKDMPIQDWGITYDELQPYFEKFEAMAGIGGQEDEGPMAPPRRAVFDKNGEKKKYPVGPMKVSPMMKMFMDATTELGYHPYIVPTANLTEPYTNEDGVSRAACQYCAFCEHYGCEYGAKADPVVTVLPVAKQTGKFTVRPHSTVIKVLHTDGKASGVVFRDTITGEEYIQEADVVVLTSYVFNNVRLLLNSKLGKPYNPETQTGVVGKNYCYQVQQSGASLFFEDKEFNSYAGAGALGAVIDDFNCDNFDHSDVDFLHGGALRVMQTGKRPIATNPVPPIEGLPGWGKEWKAATLKWYHRNISIGGQGASLPNRYNYLDLDPTYTDEYGMPLIRMTFNYHDQDKKLSKYLAEKAEEIGKKMNATYIKVNGLELGDFNIANYQSTHNTGGVIMGNDPETSAVNSYLQMWDADNVFVVGASAFPHNSGYNPTATVGALAYRAAEGIEKFIKEGGSLV; this comes from the coding sequence ATGGCTGAAAAATTACCTAAAAAAGATGTTGTAATCGTTGGTGTAGGCTGGGCAGGTGGTATTATTGCCTCTGAATTAACAAAAAAAGGATACGATGTAATTGGTCTCGAAAGAGGTAAAGATCGTGACATGGCAGATTATTTGCATGGCCATGATGAACTTCGTTATTCTACACGTAAAGAAATGATGCAAGATTTATCAAAAGATACTGTAACATTCCGAAATCATACAAAAATGACTGCACTTCCAATGCGTCAATATGGAGCATTTTACCCTGGTGATGGTGTCGGAGGAGCTGGAGCTCACTGGAATGGACAAACATATCGTTTTGGTCCATATGATTTTGAAATTCGTTCTATGACAATCGAACGTTACGGAGAAGGAAAAATTCCAAAGGATATGCCTATTCAAGACTGGGGTATTACATATGATGAATTACAACCGTACTTTGAAAAATTCGAAGCTATGGCTGGTATAGGTGGTCAAGAAGACGAAGGTCCAATGGCTCCTCCTCGTCGTGCTGTGTTTGATAAAAACGGAGAAAAGAAAAAGTATCCAGTGGGGCCAATGAAGGTTTCACCAATGATGAAAATGTTCATGGATGCGACAACAGAGTTAGGATACCACCCTTATATTGTACCAACTGCTAACTTAACAGAGCCATATACAAACGAAGATGGGGTTTCTCGTGCAGCGTGTCAATACTGTGCATTTTGTGAGCACTACGGTTGTGAATATGGAGCGAAAGCAGACCCTGTTGTAACAGTATTACCTGTTGCAAAACAAACAGGTAAGTTCACTGTAAGACCACATTCAACAGTTATTAAAGTTTTACATACAGACGGAAAAGCTTCCGGTGTTGTATTCCGTGATACGATTACGGGAGAAGAGTATATTCAAGAAGCAGATGTTGTTGTACTTACAAGTTATGTATTTAACAATGTACGCTTATTATTAAATTCTAAACTTGGAAAGCCGTATAATCCTGAAACACAAACAGGTGTAGTTGGGAAAAACTATTGCTATCAAGTGCAACAATCAGGAGCAAGTTTATTCTTTGAAGATAAAGAGTTTAATAGCTATGCAGGTGCAGGAGCACTAGGTGCAGTTATTGATGACTTTAACTGTGATAACTTCGATCACTCTGATGTTGATTTCCTTCATGGAGGAGCACTTCGTGTGATGCAAACTGGTAAACGTCCAATCGCAACAAATCCAGTACCTCCAATTGAAGGGCTACCTGGATGGGGTAAAGAATGGAAAGCAGCTACACTAAAATGGTATCACCGAAACATTTCAATTGGTGGACAAGGTGCGTCACTTCCTAACCGTTATAACTATTTAGACCTTGATCCAACTTATACTGATGAATATGGCATGCCATTAATTCGTATGACATTTAATTACCATGATCAAGATAAAAAATTATCTAAATACTTAGCTGAAAAAGCAGAAGAAATTGGTAAGAAAATGAATGCAACATATATTAAAGTAAACGGTCTTGAACTTGGTGATTTCAATATTGCTAATTACCAATCAACACACAATACTGGCGGTGTTATTATGGGGAATGATCCTGAAACATCTGCAGTTAACAGCTATCTTCAAATGTGGGATGCTGACAATGTATTCGTTGTAGGTGCATCTGCATTCCCTCATAACTCTGGTTATAACCCAACAGCAACAGTTGGAGCTCTTGCTTATCGAGCAGCTGAAGGAATCGAGAAATTTATTAAAGAAGGCGGCTCTTTAGTTTAA
- a CDS encoding oxidoreductase: MSENKETFTEKKSTRRNFLKNSGLTLGGIVLGGAVTSLVVKNNDGETTVADSHSSHGAETSNFNRALMFFNIEQFLTVEAAAEQIFPKDENGPGAKELLVGYYIDHQLAGGFGSNAKEFRQGPFLKGEPTQGNQSAILNKDLFTMGVAALDAEAFKLAEKKFYELEEEKQIELLQKFEADEVALNGATSKQFFNLLKKLTIEGVYADPLYGGNANLEGWKMKRYPGSQMSYVNIIEKDEFVEMEPKSLSDHQ; encoded by the coding sequence ATGTCAGAAAACAAAGAAACTTTTACAGAAAAAAAATCGACTAGACGTAATTTCTTAAAAAATTCTGGTCTAACTTTAGGCGGAATTGTTCTAGGGGGAGCAGTTACTAGTTTAGTAGTAAAAAACAATGATGGTGAAACAACAGTTGCTGACTCACATTCATCACACGGTGCTGAAACTTCTAACTTCAATCGAGCATTAATGTTCTTCAATATCGAACAATTTCTTACAGTTGAAGCAGCAGCAGAGCAAATTTTCCCGAAAGATGAAAATGGTCCTGGTGCTAAAGAATTGTTAGTAGGATATTATATCGATCATCAATTAGCTGGTGGATTTGGTTCAAACGCTAAAGAATTTCGTCAAGGTCCTTTCTTAAAAGGAGAACCTACACAAGGAAATCAATCGGCTATTCTAAACAAAGACCTATTTACTATGGGTGTTGCAGCGTTAGATGCAGAGGCTTTTAAACTAGCTGAGAAAAAATTCTATGAATTAGAAGAAGAAAAACAAATTGAATTACTTCAAAAATTTGAAGCAGATGAAGTAGCGTTAAACGGTGCGACTTCAAAACAATTCTTTAATTTACTTAAAAAATTAACGATTGAAGGCGTATATGCTGATCCTTTATATGGAGGAAACGCGAACCTAGAAGGTTGGAAAATGAAACGTTATCCAGGAAGTCAAATGTCTTATGTCAATATTATTGAAAAAGACGAATTTGTTGAGATGGAACCAAAAAGCTTAAGTGATCATCAATAA